In Drosophila yakuba strain Tai18E2 chromosome X, Prin_Dyak_Tai18E2_2.1, whole genome shotgun sequence, a single genomic region encodes these proteins:
- the LOC6525444 gene encoding protein unc-119 homolog, with amino-acid sequence MSVVGKQLNPVQSSSAGAVTTSSSSAAAGSSSAGSGVEANGGSGGSSGAAAAGGGASNDAKRAAEPCSVSPDEVLHLTKITDDYLCSANANVFEIDFTRFKIRDLESGAVLFEIAKPPSEQYPDGLSVEETMLAAAEELSLEDTADPNAGRYVRYQFTPAFLNLKTVGATVEFTVGSQPVNNFRMIERHFFRDRLLKTFDFEFGYCIPYSKNTCEHIYEFPNLPPDLVAEMISSPFETRSDSFYFVENRLVMHNKADYAYDGGIIV; translated from the exons ATGAGCGTGGTGGGCAAGCAACTGAATCCGGTGCAATCGTCGAGTGCGGGCGCAGTGACCACGTCGTCCTCCTCCGCGGCCGCAGGTTCCTCTTCCGCGGGCAGCGGTGTGGAGGCCAATGGAGGCAGTGGCGGATCGTCGGGAGCTGCGGCAGCGGGCGGTGGTGCCTCGAATGACGCCAAACGAGCTGCGGAGCCGTGCAGCGTGAGTCCCGATGAGGTGCTGCACCTGACCAAGATCACGGACGACTATCTGTGCTCCGCCAATGCAAATGTGTTCGAGATTGACTTTACGCGGTTCAAGATCCGCGACCTGGAGAGCGGTGCCGTGCTCTTCGAGATCGCCAAGCCGCCGAGCGAACAATATCCGGACGGACTGTCCGTGGAGGAGACAATGCTGGCGGCAGCCGAGGAACTGTCGCTGGAGGACACTGCCGATCCAAATGCCGGACGCTATGTGCGCTATCAGTTCACACCGGCATTTCTCAACCTCAAAACAGTGGGTGCCAC TGTGGAATTCACTGTGGGCAGCCAGCCTGTTAATAATTTCCGTATGATCGAACGCCACTTCTTCCGCGATCGCCTGCTAAAGACGTTTGACTTTGAGTTCGGCTACTGCATTCCATATTCGAAGAATACGTGTGAGCACATCTACGAGTTTCCTAATCTTCCACCCGACCTAG TTGCTGAGATGATATCGAGCCCCTTTGAAACGCGCTCGGACAGCTTTTACTTTGTGGAAAACCGACTCGTCATGCACAACAAAGCCGACTACGCCTACGATGGCGGCATTATAGTCTAG
- the LOC6525445 gene encoding protein ABHD11, producing MQRLTRSLRSLPFSAEKLRPPATWTALGVRREYSSELPEPVELKFDAYSGESAETRPPLLTYHGLFGSKQNWRGISKALVRKVSRKVYAIDVRNHGESPHSSVHNSRAMSEDLRWFLEQRKHPHAACMGHSMGGRSMMYFARKYPELVERLIVVDISPISVPRSTGEMTEIFDAMLTLDLSPTMSMSEGRKIAREKLLRATEDETVDFIMLNLRKDPDTGAFTWACNAQVLRDFLTRFDKYQTHLEELPPYTGPTTFICGTRSPYMRREQWPQIQKMFPNSEIHWLEAGHLVHFEKPQEFLTIVSEFLNRSD from the exons ATGCAGCGCCTGACGAGATCGTTACGTTCACTTCCATTTTCCGCGGAAAAGCTCCGGCCTCCAGCGACATGGACCGCTCTGGGGGTCAGGCGGGAGTACTCCTCGGAACTGCCGGAGCCCGTGGAGCTGAAGTTCGATGCGTACAGCGGCGAGAGTGCAGAAACGAGGCCACCACTGCTCACATATCACGGCCTCTTCGGTTCCAAGCAGAATTGGCGCGGCATCAGCAAGGCTCTGGTGCGGAAAGTTTCCCGAAAG GTGTATGCCATCGATGTGCGTAATCATGGCGAGAGTCCCCATTCGAGTGTCCACAATTCCAGAGCGATGAGCGAGGACTTGCGTTGGTTTCTGGAGCAGCGCAAGCATCCGCATGCCGCCTGCATGGGCCACAGCATGGGCGGCAGATCCATGATGTACTTTGCCAGGAAATAT CCCGAGTTGGTGGAGCGTTTGATTGTGGTGGACATATCGCCCATCAGTGTGCCCCGTTCCACGGGCGAGATGACCGAAATCTTCGATGCGATGCTCACCCTGGACCTTTCGCCCACCATGTCCATGTCGGAGGGTAGGAAAATTGCGCGGGAAAAGCTGCTCAGAGCCACCGAAGACGAGACCGTCGACTTTATCATGCTGAATCTCCGCAAAGATCCCGATACCGGCGC ATTCACCTGGGCCTGCAATGCACAGGTACTTCGTGATTTCCTCACCCGCTTCGACAAATACCAGACGCATCTGGAGGAACTGCCGCCGTACACGGGACCCACCACGTTCATCTGCGGCACGCGTTCCCCCTACATGAG ACGCGAGCAATGGCCGCAGATTCAGAAAATGTTCCCCAATTCCGAGATCCACTGGCTGGAAGCCGGACATCTGGTGCATTTCGAAAAGCCCCAGGAGTTTCTAACAATAGTCAGCGAGTTCCTGAACAGAAGTGATTAG
- the LOC6525446 gene encoding zinc finger CCCH domain-containing protein 18, with protein MVLDMESDDSRASSQSNSSESRSNSPTNDKEEVAPEQGDESIGGGGGGGPNQDRSARAPSTSSSSSNSSSSSSRSDLSKKQKKSSSSSSGSGSGSSSSSGSSSEEEGDQEPVQEQQRAAQQQHEQQQQQLQNERESNEADSESAAVTPVEAEHPGSPSAKSQPSSFLSSVRSRSNSPQLYNQAAVDLNISHEDLSDVSDLEGEEKRAPSKNSLHPADENEDDAISNDSLPTLGEEDDVEQKQSKQNGKASSGDEIKTTAKETHSDEASNGRAPAPALEEDLVKAHDDDALDFEAEEGECPEQAKEPPPLESKANESNQAKSTAKVSQDEDDDDGEVDCDEEEGDDKDKRKDGAGNGSLEDGEEAKGKASVSTSPSQDKEDDEELEEGEVSDEDEKRPEETEPKPVCRFYTRGQCTWGMSCRFLHPGVTDKGNYTMFESLVRSVPMQGGSAGASAPAAASSSAAARAGGSAYSSHASASADYHDYRNERPPLHHRPALLHAPSIYGAHVHDARTLLPDGAPVVVENAWERGLRTAKEMMRKANKRKEQDMDFEDKKMNLTLSPDEMEKDSYYLKDRGGSSARSPPPPSASVREQPLNPLSMPMSMHPHAVPHANPRALLPLQYSVYGPPPDRYGRSQYMPPQYEDVDAYGRMARYRELPPHRMPHYEDDRRSRPTREVIVQRVEAAGRGDEWSDPWMRSKSIDRGSYDREERRRRDRRSYSSNSSYSTSNSSQSDSSSDSSRSSSPSDHKRRYGGSSHKLATAAATTRRHGGRAARSPSQIPRRPRHTSKGSLSPSYKRPALDKRGVGHSPASKRKKLSSPAPKKFDKLRRRRSSSTSDSDSSDTSYSESDSGSSSSDSSSGSRDTPQKRVRATDKALNERKLIKKPAEQATKKRSPISIEIKKTSNMVGVSALASPNNSADSDKEKEHGNGKDKEKDHVKDKDKDGGKEKDKDKDGGKDKDGKKSRREELLKQLRAVEDAIAKKRSKLN; from the exons ATGGTCCTTGACATGGAATCGGACGATTCTCGTGCCAGTTCCCAGTCCAATTCCTCGGAGTCGCGGTCGAATTCGCCCACCAACGACAAGGAGGAGGTTGCTCCGGAGCAGGGTGACGAATCGATtggcggaggcggtggcggtggcccCAATCAGGATCGATCCGCTCGAGCACCCTCCACCAGCAGCTCATCGTCCAACTCCAGTTCCAGTTCAAGTCGCAGTGACCTGTccaagaagcagaagaagagctcaagcagcagcagcggcagtggTAGCGGCAGTAGCTCTTCCAGCGGCTCCTCCAGCGAGGAGGAGGGCGACCAGGAGCCGGtacaggagcagcagcgtgctgcccagcagcaacatgagcaacagcaacagcagctacAAAATGAGCGTGAATCCAATGAAGCAGACTCCGAGTCGGCTGCTGTAACGCCTGTGGAAGCGGAGCATCCTGGTTCGCCCAGCGCCAAGTCACAGCCCAGCTCGTTTCTCTCATCCGTTCGCAGTCGGAGCAACAGTCCCCAGCTGTACAATCAGGCTGCCGTGGATCTGAACATCAGTCACGAGGACCTTAGCGATGTAAGCGACCTCGAGGGCGAGGAGAAGCGAGCTCCCTCCAAGAATTCGCTGCATCCGGCGGATGAGAACGAGGATGACGCTATATCCAATGATTCACTGCCCACTCTCGGCGAGGAGGATGATGTAGAGCAGAAACAGTCGAAGCAGAACGGCAAGGCGTCAAGCGGGGATGAGATAAAGACTACCGCAAAAGAAACCCAT TCCGACGAAGCGTCCAATGGGCGAGCACCAGCACCTGCTTTGGAGGAGGACTTGGTCAAGGCGCACGACGACGACGCCCTGGACTTCGAGGCGGAGGAGGGCGAGTGCCCGGAGCAGGCAAAAGAGCCACCACCATTGGAGAGCAAAGCCAACGAATCAAACCAGGCCAAAAGTACGGCCAAGGTGTCGCAAgacgaggatgatgatgacggCGAGGTGGACTGCGATGAGGAAGAAGGCGATGACAAAGACAAACGCAAGGACGGCGCAGGCAATGGCAGCTTGGAGGACGGCGAGGAGGCAAAGGGTAAAGCGTCGGTGTCAACTTCACCCAGCCAGGATAAAGAGGACGATGAAGAGCTGGAGGAGGGCGAGGTATCCGACGAGGATGAGAAGCGACCGGAGGAGACTGAACCGAAGCCGGTGTGTCGTTTCTACACACGCGGCCAGTGCACTTGGGGCATGAGCTGCCGCTTCCTGCATCCCGGCGTTACGGACAAGGGCAACTACACGATGTTCGAGAGCCTGGTGCGTTCGGTGCCGATGCAGGGAGGTTCGGCCGGTGCTAGCGCCCCAGCTGCGGCATCTTCGAGCGCTGCCGCTCGTGCCGGAGGCAGTGCCTATAGCTCGCACGCCTCGGCGTCTGCCGACTATCATGATTACCGGAATGAACGCCCACCGCTGCATCACCGACCGGCGCTACTCCATGCGCCCAGTATTTATGGTGCCCACGTCCACGACGCCCGCACCCTGTTGCCTGACGGAGCGCCGGTGGTGGTGGAGAATGCCTGGGAGCGTGGACTGCGCACCGCCAAGGAGATGATGCGCAAGGCCAACAAACGCAAGGAGCAGGACATGGACTTTGAGGACAAGAAGATGAACCTAACACTGTCGCCCGATGAAATGGAGAAGGACTCTTACTACCTCAAGGATCGCGGTGGCAGCAGCGCCCGATCACCGCCGCCGCCTTCGGCCTCTGTGCGGGAACAGCCACTCAATCCACTCAGTATGCCTATGTccatgcatccgcatgccgTTCCCCATGCCAATCCTCGTGCTCTCCTGCCCTTGCAGTACTCCGTTTACGGACCGCCGCCCGATCGCTACGGCCGGTCTCAATATATGCCACCGCAATacgaggatgtggatgcaTACGGCCGCATGGCTAGATATCGCGAGTTGCCGCCCCATCGGATGCCGCACTACGAGGACGATCGGCGATCGAGGCCAACGCGCGAGGTCATCGTACAGCGGGTAGAGGCCGCCGGACGGGGTGATGAGTGGAGTGATCCCTGGATGCGATCCAAGTCAATTGACCGGGGGTCATACGATCGCGAAGAGCGACGGCGTCGGGACAGGCGCAGCTACAGCAGCAACTCGTCGTATTCCACCTCAAACAGCTCGCAGAGTGACTCCAGTTCGGACTCGTCGCGTTCGAGCAGTCCGTCAGATCATAAGCGGCGCTACGGTGGCAGTTCGCACAAGCTAGCCACCGCTGCCGCCACCACACGCCGACATGGCGGCCGTGCGGCCCGTTCGCCCAGCCAGATACCGCGACGACCACGGCACACTTCCA AGGGAAGCCTTTCGCCTTCGTACAAGAGACCCGCACTGGACAAGCGTGGCGTTGGCCACAGTCCGGCCTCCAAGCGCAAGAAGCTGTCATCGCCAGCACCCAAGAAGTTTGACAAGTTGAGACGCCGGCGCAGTTCGAGCACTTCCGACTCAG ACTCATCGGATACCTCGTACTCCGAATCGGATTCGGGCTCATCGTCGTCGGACAGCTCGTCGGGATCAAGAGATACGCCCCAGAAGCGAGTGAGGGCCACCGACAAGGCGCTCAACGAGCGCAAGCTTATTAAGAAGC CCGCTGAACAAGCAACCAAGAAGCGTTCGCCTATTTCCATTGAGATTAAGAAAACGTCAAACATGGTGGGTGTTTCGGCGTTGGCCTCACCCAACAACTCAGCCGACTCCGACAAGGAGAAGGAACACGGTAATGGCAAGGATAAGGAGAAGGATCACGTtaaggacaaggacaaggatgGCGGCAAGGAGAAGGACAAGGATAAGGACGGCGGCAAGGATAAGGACGGCAAAAAGTCGCGACGGGAGGAGCTGCTGAAGCAACTGCGCGCCGTCGAGGATGCGATCGCCAAGAAGCGTTCCAAGCTAAACTGA